One genomic region from Gossypium hirsutum isolate 1008001.06 chromosome D13, Gossypium_hirsutum_v2.1, whole genome shotgun sequence encodes:
- the LOC107937977 gene encoding protein SAWADEE HOMEODOMAIN HOMOLOG 1 isoform X1 produces the protein MDRLRPRQRPVFSGFTKAEIEKMEKLFMESRELLQSKEFCQKLARNFSSSSGRAGKPIVKWNEVQNWFTTRQQESKVKVPSVTNTYKDESGLPQTCLLNDGDQSSQILKAEASCLWKSMYPVANFFFCFLGLVSKVGEKVSDLSELEFEAKSSTDGAWYDVDMFLSHRVTSSGETEVRVRFVGFGAEEDEWVNVKKAVRGRSIPFEHSECCKVMVGGLVLCLQERRDQSIYYDAHVLEIERKTHDIRGCRCLFFIRYDHDSSEETVRLRRLCRILG, from the exons ATGGATCGTCTACGCCCAAGACAGAGGCCGGTCTTCTCTGGGTTTACAAAAGCTGAG ATTGAAAAAATGGAGAAATTGTTCATGGAATCAAGAGAGCTGCTGCAGAGTAAAGAGTTTTGTCAAAAACTTGCAAGAAATTTTAG TTCATCCTCAGGTCGTGCTGGTAAGCCCATCGTTAAATGGAACGAG GTACAAAACTGGTTCACAACTAGGCAGCAAGAAAGCAAAGTGAAAGTTCCTTCAGTGACGAATACATACAAAGATGAGTCCGGACTCCCTCAAACTTGCCTTCTAAATGATGGAGATCAAAGTAGTCAGATTCTTAAAG CTGAAGCATCATGTTTGTGGAAAAGCATGTATCCGGTCGCCAATTTTTTTTTCTGCTTTCTAGGTTTGGTTTCAAAAGTGGGAGAAAAAGTTTCGGATCTATCAGAACTCGAATTTGAGGCAAAGTCCTCAACAGATGGAGCATG GTATGATGTTGATATGTTTCTGTCTCACCGAGTTACCAGTTCCGGTGAAACT GAAGTTCGTGTTAGATTTGTCGGATTTGGAGCTGAGGAGGATGAATGGGTTAATGTAAAAAAGGCAGTACGAGGACGATCCATCCCATTTGAACATTCCGAATGTTGTAAGGTGATGGTTGGAGGTCTTGTATTATGCTTGCAG GAGAGAAGAGACCAATCAATCTACTACGATGCTCATGTCTTGGAGATAGAACGGAAAACTCATGACATAAGAGGTTGCAGGTGTCTGTTTTTTATCCGATATGATCACGACAGCTCTGAG GAGACAGTTCGCTTGAGGAGACTCTGTCGAATTCTAGGCTGA
- the LOC107937977 gene encoding protein SAWADEE HOMEODOMAIN HOMOLOG 1 isoform X4 — MDRLRPRQRPVFSGFTKAEIEKMEKLFMESRELLQSKEFCQKLARNFSSSSGRAGKPIVKWNEVQNWFTTRQQESKVKVPSVTNTYKDESGLPQTCLLNDGDQSSQILKGLVSKVGEKVSDLSELEFEAKSSTDGAWYDVDMFLSHRVTSSGETEVRVRFVGFGAEEDEWVNVKKAVRGRSIPFEHSECCKVMVGGLVLCLQERRDQSIYYDAHVLEIERKTHDIRGCRCLFFIRYDHDSSEETVRLRRLCRILG, encoded by the exons ATGGATCGTCTACGCCCAAGACAGAGGCCGGTCTTCTCTGGGTTTACAAAAGCTGAG ATTGAAAAAATGGAGAAATTGTTCATGGAATCAAGAGAGCTGCTGCAGAGTAAAGAGTTTTGTCAAAAACTTGCAAGAAATTTTAG TTCATCCTCAGGTCGTGCTGGTAAGCCCATCGTTAAATGGAACGAG GTACAAAACTGGTTCACAACTAGGCAGCAAGAAAGCAAAGTGAAAGTTCCTTCAGTGACGAATACATACAAAGATGAGTCCGGACTCCCTCAAACTTGCCTTCTAAATGATGGAGATCAAAGTAGTCAGATTCTTAAAG GTTTGGTTTCAAAAGTGGGAGAAAAAGTTTCGGATCTATCAGAACTCGAATTTGAGGCAAAGTCCTCAACAGATGGAGCATG GTATGATGTTGATATGTTTCTGTCTCACCGAGTTACCAGTTCCGGTGAAACT GAAGTTCGTGTTAGATTTGTCGGATTTGGAGCTGAGGAGGATGAATGGGTTAATGTAAAAAAGGCAGTACGAGGACGATCCATCCCATTTGAACATTCCGAATGTTGTAAGGTGATGGTTGGAGGTCTTGTATTATGCTTGCAG GAGAGAAGAGACCAATCAATCTACTACGATGCTCATGTCTTGGAGATAGAACGGAAAACTCATGACATAAGAGGTTGCAGGTGTCTGTTTTTTATCCGATATGATCACGACAGCTCTGAG GAGACAGTTCGCTTGAGGAGACTCTGTCGAATTCTAGGCTGA
- the LOC107937977 gene encoding protein SAWADEE HOMEODOMAIN HOMOLOG 2 isoform X3, with product MVSKLRNQRLKKWRNCSWNQESCCRVKSFVKNLQEILVHPQVVLVQNWFTTRQQESKVKVPSVTNTYKDESGLPQTCLLNDGDQSSQILKAEASCLWKSMYPVANFFFCFLGLVSKVGEKVSDLSELEFEAKSSTDGAWYDVDMFLSHRVTSSGETEVRVRFVGFGAEEDEWVNVKKAVRGRSIPFEHSECCKVMVGGLVLCLQERRDQSIYYDAHVLEIERKTHDIRGCRCLFFIRYDHDSSEETVRLRRLCRILG from the exons ATGGTGTCTAAATTGCGGAACCAAAG ATTGAAAAAATGGAGAAATTGTTCATGGAATCAAGAGAGCTGCTGCAGAGTAAAGAGTTTTGTCAAAAACTTGCAAGAAATTTTAG TTCATCCTCAGGTCGTGCTG GTACAAAACTGGTTCACAACTAGGCAGCAAGAAAGCAAAGTGAAAGTTCCTTCAGTGACGAATACATACAAAGATGAGTCCGGACTCCCTCAAACTTGCCTTCTAAATGATGGAGATCAAAGTAGTCAGATTCTTAAAG CTGAAGCATCATGTTTGTGGAAAAGCATGTATCCGGTCGCCAATTTTTTTTTCTGCTTTCTAGGTTTGGTTTCAAAAGTGGGAGAAAAAGTTTCGGATCTATCAGAACTCGAATTTGAGGCAAAGTCCTCAACAGATGGAGCATG GTATGATGTTGATATGTTTCTGTCTCACCGAGTTACCAGTTCCGGTGAAACT GAAGTTCGTGTTAGATTTGTCGGATTTGGAGCTGAGGAGGATGAATGGGTTAATGTAAAAAAGGCAGTACGAGGACGATCCATCCCATTTGAACATTCCGAATGTTGTAAGGTGATGGTTGGAGGTCTTGTATTATGCTTGCAG GAGAGAAGAGACCAATCAATCTACTACGATGCTCATGTCTTGGAGATAGAACGGAAAACTCATGACATAAGAGGTTGCAGGTGTCTGTTTTTTATCCGATATGATCACGACAGCTCTGAG GAGACAGTTCGCTTGAGGAGACTCTGTCGAATTCTAGGCTGA
- the LOC107937977 gene encoding protein SAWADEE HOMEODOMAIN HOMOLOG 2 isoform X5: protein MEKLFMESRELLQSKEFCQKLARNFSSSSGRAGKPIVKWNEVQNWFTTRQQESKVKVPSVTNTYKDESGLPQTCLLNDGDQSSQILKAEASCLWKSMYPVANFFFCFLGLVSKVGEKVSDLSELEFEAKSSTDGAWYDVDMFLSHRVTSSGETEVRVRFVGFGAEEDEWVNVKKAVRGRSIPFEHSECCKVMVGGLVLCLQERRDQSIYYDAHVLEIERKTHDIRGCRCLFFIRYDHDSSEETVRLRRLCRILG, encoded by the exons ATGGAGAAATTGTTCATGGAATCAAGAGAGCTGCTGCAGAGTAAAGAGTTTTGTCAAAAACTTGCAAGAAATTTTAG TTCATCCTCAGGTCGTGCTGGTAAGCCCATCGTTAAATGGAACGAG GTACAAAACTGGTTCACAACTAGGCAGCAAGAAAGCAAAGTGAAAGTTCCTTCAGTGACGAATACATACAAAGATGAGTCCGGACTCCCTCAAACTTGCCTTCTAAATGATGGAGATCAAAGTAGTCAGATTCTTAAAG CTGAAGCATCATGTTTGTGGAAAAGCATGTATCCGGTCGCCAATTTTTTTTTCTGCTTTCTAGGTTTGGTTTCAAAAGTGGGAGAAAAAGTTTCGGATCTATCAGAACTCGAATTTGAGGCAAAGTCCTCAACAGATGGAGCATG GTATGATGTTGATATGTTTCTGTCTCACCGAGTTACCAGTTCCGGTGAAACT GAAGTTCGTGTTAGATTTGTCGGATTTGGAGCTGAGGAGGATGAATGGGTTAATGTAAAAAAGGCAGTACGAGGACGATCCATCCCATTTGAACATTCCGAATGTTGTAAGGTGATGGTTGGAGGTCTTGTATTATGCTTGCAG GAGAGAAGAGACCAATCAATCTACTACGATGCTCATGTCTTGGAGATAGAACGGAAAACTCATGACATAAGAGGTTGCAGGTGTCTGTTTTTTATCCGATATGATCACGACAGCTCTGAG GAGACAGTTCGCTTGAGGAGACTCTGTCGAATTCTAGGCTGA
- the LOC107937977 gene encoding protein SAWADEE HOMEODOMAIN HOMOLOG 2 isoform X7, with product MVSKLRNQRLKKWRNCSWNQESCCRVKSFVKNLQEILVHPQVVLVQNWFTTRQQESKVKVPSVTNTYKDESGLPQTCLLNDGDQSSQILKGLVSKVGEKVSDLSELEFEAKSSTDGAWYDVDMFLSHRVTSSGETEVRVRFVGFGAEEDEWVNVKKAVRGRSIPFEHSECCKVMVGGLVLCLQERRDQSIYYDAHVLEIERKTHDIRGCRCLFFIRYDHDSSEETVRLRRLCRILG from the exons ATGGTGTCTAAATTGCGGAACCAAAG ATTGAAAAAATGGAGAAATTGTTCATGGAATCAAGAGAGCTGCTGCAGAGTAAAGAGTTTTGTCAAAAACTTGCAAGAAATTTTAG TTCATCCTCAGGTCGTGCTG GTACAAAACTGGTTCACAACTAGGCAGCAAGAAAGCAAAGTGAAAGTTCCTTCAGTGACGAATACATACAAAGATGAGTCCGGACTCCCTCAAACTTGCCTTCTAAATGATGGAGATCAAAGTAGTCAGATTCTTAAAG GTTTGGTTTCAAAAGTGGGAGAAAAAGTTTCGGATCTATCAGAACTCGAATTTGAGGCAAAGTCCTCAACAGATGGAGCATG GTATGATGTTGATATGTTTCTGTCTCACCGAGTTACCAGTTCCGGTGAAACT GAAGTTCGTGTTAGATTTGTCGGATTTGGAGCTGAGGAGGATGAATGGGTTAATGTAAAAAAGGCAGTACGAGGACGATCCATCCCATTTGAACATTCCGAATGTTGTAAGGTGATGGTTGGAGGTCTTGTATTATGCTTGCAG GAGAGAAGAGACCAATCAATCTACTACGATGCTCATGTCTTGGAGATAGAACGGAAAACTCATGACATAAGAGGTTGCAGGTGTCTGTTTTTTATCCGATATGATCACGACAGCTCTGAG GAGACAGTTCGCTTGAGGAGACTCTGTCGAATTCTAGGCTGA
- the LOC107937977 gene encoding protein SAWADEE HOMEODOMAIN HOMOLOG 1 isoform X2, with translation MDRLRPRQRPVFSGFTKAEIEKMEKLFMESRELLQSKEFCQKLARNFSSSSGRAGKPIVKWNEVQNWFTTRQQESKVKVPSVTNTYKDESGLPQTCLLNDGDQSSQILKAEASCLWKSMYPVANFFFCFLGLVSKVGEKVSDLSELEFEAKSSTDGAWYDVDMFLSHRVTSSGETEVRVRFVGFGAEEDEWVNVKKAVRGRSIPFEHSECCKVMVGGLVLCLQERRDQSIYYDAHVLEIERKTHDIRGCRCLFFIRYDHDSSEFA, from the exons ATGGATCGTCTACGCCCAAGACAGAGGCCGGTCTTCTCTGGGTTTACAAAAGCTGAG ATTGAAAAAATGGAGAAATTGTTCATGGAATCAAGAGAGCTGCTGCAGAGTAAAGAGTTTTGTCAAAAACTTGCAAGAAATTTTAG TTCATCCTCAGGTCGTGCTGGTAAGCCCATCGTTAAATGGAACGAG GTACAAAACTGGTTCACAACTAGGCAGCAAGAAAGCAAAGTGAAAGTTCCTTCAGTGACGAATACATACAAAGATGAGTCCGGACTCCCTCAAACTTGCCTTCTAAATGATGGAGATCAAAGTAGTCAGATTCTTAAAG CTGAAGCATCATGTTTGTGGAAAAGCATGTATCCGGTCGCCAATTTTTTTTTCTGCTTTCTAGGTTTGGTTTCAAAAGTGGGAGAAAAAGTTTCGGATCTATCAGAACTCGAATTTGAGGCAAAGTCCTCAACAGATGGAGCATG GTATGATGTTGATATGTTTCTGTCTCACCGAGTTACCAGTTCCGGTGAAACT GAAGTTCGTGTTAGATTTGTCGGATTTGGAGCTGAGGAGGATGAATGGGTTAATGTAAAAAAGGCAGTACGAGGACGATCCATCCCATTTGAACATTCCGAATGTTGTAAGGTGATGGTTGGAGGTCTTGTATTATGCTTGCAG GAGAGAAGAGACCAATCAATCTACTACGATGCTCATGTCTTGGAGATAGAACGGAAAACTCATGACATAAGAGGTTGCAGGTGTCTGTTTTTTATCCGATATGATCACGACAGCTCTGAG TTCGCTTGA
- the LOC107937977 gene encoding protein SAWADEE HOMEODOMAIN HOMOLOG 1 isoform X6, translating into MDRLRPRQRPVFSGFTKAEIEKMEKLFMESRELLQSKEFCQKLARNFSSSSGRAGKPIVKWNEVQNWFTTRQQESKVKVPSVTNTYKDESGLPQTCLLNDGDQSSQILKGLVSKVGEKVSDLSELEFEAKSSTDGAWYDVDMFLSHRVTSSGETEVRVRFVGFGAEEDEWVNVKKAVRGRSIPFEHSECCKVMVGGLVLCLQERRDQSIYYDAHVLEIERKTHDIRGCRCLFFIRYDHDSSEFA; encoded by the exons ATGGATCGTCTACGCCCAAGACAGAGGCCGGTCTTCTCTGGGTTTACAAAAGCTGAG ATTGAAAAAATGGAGAAATTGTTCATGGAATCAAGAGAGCTGCTGCAGAGTAAAGAGTTTTGTCAAAAACTTGCAAGAAATTTTAG TTCATCCTCAGGTCGTGCTGGTAAGCCCATCGTTAAATGGAACGAG GTACAAAACTGGTTCACAACTAGGCAGCAAGAAAGCAAAGTGAAAGTTCCTTCAGTGACGAATACATACAAAGATGAGTCCGGACTCCCTCAAACTTGCCTTCTAAATGATGGAGATCAAAGTAGTCAGATTCTTAAAG GTTTGGTTTCAAAAGTGGGAGAAAAAGTTTCGGATCTATCAGAACTCGAATTTGAGGCAAAGTCCTCAACAGATGGAGCATG GTATGATGTTGATATGTTTCTGTCTCACCGAGTTACCAGTTCCGGTGAAACT GAAGTTCGTGTTAGATTTGTCGGATTTGGAGCTGAGGAGGATGAATGGGTTAATGTAAAAAAGGCAGTACGAGGACGATCCATCCCATTTGAACATTCCGAATGTTGTAAGGTGATGGTTGGAGGTCTTGTATTATGCTTGCAG GAGAGAAGAGACCAATCAATCTACTACGATGCTCATGTCTTGGAGATAGAACGGAAAACTCATGACATAAGAGGTTGCAGGTGTCTGTTTTTTATCCGATATGATCACGACAGCTCTGAG TTCGCTTGA
- the LOC107937961 gene encoding auxin-responsive protein IAA26 has translation MKIKDAVHDTEEYSQLLNLNLMNKECPVINHDRKLELSLGPPGEFSPIRENASNKRIASSPVVGWPPIRSCRKNLVINSLSKSKENGGKPENPFVKIKMEGTPIGRKVNLNAYGSYEELSFAIDKLFSCLLAGLFL, from the exons ATGAAGATTAAGGATGCTGTTCATG ATACGGAGGAATATTCTCAGTTGCTGAATCTAAATCTTATGAACAAAGAATGTCCTGTAATAAATCATGACAGAAAGTTGGAGTTGAGTCTTGGTCCTCCAGGAGAATTCTCACCAATCAGAGAGAATGCCTCAAATAAAAG AATTGCAAGTTCCCCAGTTGTTGGTTGGCCTCCAATTAGGTCATGCAGGAAAAACCTTGTAATCAACAGCTTGTCAAAATCAAAGGAAAATGGAGGAAAACCAGAAAATCCCTTTGTAAAGATCAAAATGGAAGGGACCCCTATTGGAAGGAAAGTGAATCTCAATGCCTATGGTAGCTATGAAGAACTCTCATTTGCCATAGATAAACTATTCAGTTGTCTACTTGCAGGTTTGTTTTTATAA
- the LOC107937973 gene encoding mitochondrial import inner membrane translocase subunit TIM17-2 yields MGTPETSREPCPDRILDDLGGAFGMGAVGGAAFHFLKATNNSPSGSRLIGGTQAVRMNAPRVGGSFAVWGGLFSTFDCTMVYVRQKEDPWNSIIAGAATGGFLSMRQGLGAASRSALFGGVLLALIEGAGIMLNKFLSQPQMPIMIEEAAPNVAGMPGFPMGQLPNQAPALVDSSTQGSPESSSSWFGGVFGGGKKQEPAVGNGNKTEVLESFDAPAVPSFEYK; encoded by the coding sequence ATGGGGACCCCAGAAACTTCTCGAGAGCCATGCCCTGATCGGATCCTCGATGATCTTGGTGGTGCTTTCGGTATGGGCGCTGTCGGAGGTGCTGCCTTCCATTTCTTGAAAGCCACAAACAACTCCCCTAGCGGTTCTAGGTTGATTGGAGGAACTCAAGCAGTGCGGATGAATGCCCCTCGTGTTGGTGGTAGTTTTGCTGTTTGGGGTGGCCTGTTTTCGACCTTTGATTGCACCATGGTATATGTTCGACAGAAAGAAGATCCGTGGAACTCGATTATAGCCGGTGCTGCCACCGGAGGGTTCCTTTCTATGCGTCAAGGACTCGGTGCTGCTTCAAGATCGGCATTGTTTGGTGGGGTATTGCTTGCTTTAATAGAAGGTGCCGGGATCATGTTGAATAAATTTCTCAGTCAACCACAGATGCCAATTATGATCGAAGAAGCGGCACCGAATGTGGCCGGTATGCCTGGATTTCCAATGGGGCAATTGCCGAACCAAGCCCCTGCATTGGTCGACAGTTCGACACAGGGTTCACCAGAGTCTTCCTCCTCATGGTTCGGAGGAGTTTTTGGTGGTGGAAAGAAGCAGGAACCGGCAGTGGGTAATGGAAATAAGACGGAGGTTTTGGAGAGCTTTGATGCTCCTGCGGTGCCATCATTTGAATACAAATGA